A portion of the Meriones unguiculatus strain TT.TT164.6M chromosome 11, Bangor_MerUng_6.1, whole genome shotgun sequence genome contains these proteins:
- the LOC110565349 gene encoding mucosal pentraxin-like, whose amino-acid sequence MEKVIVGTLLLSVLSGGVSQTDMMGKAFIFPQESSTAYVSLIPQMRTSLQKFTLCLKAFTDLTRPYSLFSYSTKTKDNEILLFVNKMGEYWFYVGNSEVIFKAPPNPYAPIHVCVSWESASGIAEFWLDGKPLGRKGLKKGYTVEADAKIILGQEQDSFGGSFDAKQSFLGEIWELSLWDYVVPPEEEHDSGNLINWRGLIYDNSGYVVTKPKLWS is encoded by the exons ATGGAGAAGGTTATTGTGGGCACCCtgcttctctctgttctttcGGGAGGTGTATCACAAACAG ACATGATGGGGAAGGCATTTATTTTCCCTCAAGAATCATCCACTGCCTATGTGTCGCTGATCCCACAAATGAGGACGTCATTGCAAAAGTTCACCTTGTGTCTGAAGGCCTTCACCGACCTCACCCGCCCGTACAGCCTCTTCTCCTACAGCACGAAGACCAAGGACAATGAAATTCTTCTCTTTGTGAACAAAATGGGAGAATACTGGTTCTATGTTGGAAATTCTGAAGTCATCTTCAAAGCACCCCCAAACCCTTATGCTCCAATCCATGTCTGTGTGAGCTGGGAATCTGCCTCTGGGATTGCAGAATTCTGGCTGGATGGAAAGcctttggggaggaaaggcttgaAGAAGGGGTACACTGTGGAAGCTGATGCAAAGATTATTTTAGGACAGGAGCAGGATTCCTTTGGGGGAAGTTTTGATGCAAAACAGTCATTTTTGGGGGAGATATGGGAGCTGTCCTTGTGGGACTATGTGGTCCCTCCGGAAGAGGAGCATGACAGTGGCAACCTTATAAATTGGCGAGGTCTTATTTATGATAACTCTGGCTATGTGGTGACTAAGCCCAAACTGTGGAgttaa